A single genomic interval of Arctopsyche grandis isolate Sample6627 chromosome 8, ASM5162203v2, whole genome shotgun sequence harbors:
- the Spt20 gene encoding transcription factor Spt20 homolog — protein sequence MNGLVAAAAEAEAILKRARWNTQSLDFNNDMDSNDGSLDHSVGTWDTDQQYFGNIGRKRPIEQYSSHNFSPGKREQSSQSSSPVKKKAKFNIHEKLRELYEEFSSDDALQANYQGLKINSYLLEKLLSRINLNVLIINLYPGNKGYSISLKLNGDTQMLSPPTDGTSSNGRSEETLLETATWPYEEEDLLSYIDNEELPIVLLDLLEAEYSSLFYSGCIIAQIRDYRQAYPSFVCDTHHVLLKPTTQSIISDVNAIARAGSWGREERLLLESAVVLATAPPLCLEPRPAIGLLAARLHHQRHLLATPDIRRQAKRYSQVAINRKRRLDQFTQYRGLGLLDLINKQKGKSTSMRNASSSTPVPRASSKYPKKPSEVLRAVLAPRVESPPLTAPPDVGNIVARLARAYDRPRPMSDCAPQLIEEYVLETERAPAPSAAVNSNAAPGVFHIKLSILQRPSNQEYLGELYVDRDHVEGERNGSACRFPLGTRAHANRYIQQFTEIFTEEGRKSVRIKHLVPGQLPRVSYTAGMREMGQAQLAMQARAQSLAAAAAATPAPLTNNGATTTIQAGASGGIVSQHGLVGAIKVPPPSPAVPSPTGIVAAPTPSPEVVLVTGPPTATRRTISANLPLLQAQLQAGPQTVQQLQANQAPVGSPVQSVPSQLEQAVAGLKQQTQTLNTIQHLQLHQSGLKHQSGDQLQTVHITSPQATSQLQQLQNAQQTANQLLAQQLTNPPQPINPHKLQSAIIHIQHPLSSQLLQQKVGTSQPQIQTQGQHVTLQTQSGIALQGQPSISIQGQQGISVPGQQSISLQGQQGITLQGQTVTLQNQASMNLVSQQNNSVSNSVGQIQKVAPLKQRTTNPAISALVTSLMNSAQQFQQQVAASAAAKSNPNSNNVQNATASNATILNLLNSAPAAMTKTSAGGTTIAEGVANKKSAPQSALLERLMAPPAPSTQTQPTAQSLGIMSQLQNLQVQIPGLPQPISLSLNVSTAGGGSTGLLVSVPVSQPTPPSTQSLLSLPIAHLMTSGVKAGTPLQLVAQRPRVAPRQLSTKLPNSTVPAGPVQYIGQQAAASLGHQQRRRSNPNEPNK from the exons ATGAATGGCCTGGTAGCAGCGGCTGCCGAAGCCGAG gctATTTTGAAACGAGCTAGATGGAATACGCAATCTCTCGATTTCAATAATGATATGGATAGTAATGATGGGTCTTTGGATCACAGTGTCGGAACTTGGGATACAGATCAACAGTATTTCGGAAACATTGGACGAAAGAGGCCCATCGAACAATATTCATCTCACAATTTTTCGCCCGGAAAGCGAGAGCAATCATCTCAAAGTTCTAGTCCCGTAAAAAAGAAAGCTAAATTCAACATACACGAAAAATTGCGTGAATTGTACGAGGAATTCAGTTCGGATGATGCACTGCAGGCAAATTAT CAAGGACTAAAAATTAATTCgtatttattagaaaaattgTTATCCAGAATCAATTTGAATGTTTTAATCATCAATTTGTATCCGGGGAACAAAGGATATTCTATATCCTTGAAACTTAATGGCGATACACAAATGCTCTCTCCTCCGACTGATGGCACAAGT AGTAACGGTCGCTCGGAAGAAACGTTATTAGAAACAGCAACATGGCCGTATGAAGAGGAAGACTTACTTAGTTATATTGACAATGAAGAATTACCTATAGTTTTATTGGATCTTTTAGAAGCTGAATATTCTTCGTTATTTTATTCAGGCTGTATTATTGCTCAAATAAGGGACTACAGACAGGCATACCCAAGTTTTGTATGTGATACGCACCACGTTTTGCTCAAGCCTACTACTCAG agTATTATAAGCGATGTGAATGCAATTGCTCGTGCTGGGTCATGGGGTCGAGAAGAAAGACTTTTATTAGAATCTGCCGTCGTACTTGCGACTGCACCACCGTTGTGTTTAGAGCCTCGACCCGCTATTGGTCTTTTGGCAGCTCGACTTCATCATCAGAGGCATTTATTAGCCACACCTGATATAAGACGCCAAGCGAAAAGATATTCACAG gtAGCTATAAATCGGAAACGAAGATTAGATCAATTTACCCAGTATCGTGGACTCGGCTTATTAGATTTGATCAATAAACAAAAAGGAAAGTCTACGTCGATGCGAAATGCATCATCGAGTACTCCAGTCCCACGAGCCTCTTCAAAGTATCCCAAGAAACCTAGCGAG GTTTTGCGTGCAGTGCTTGCGCCGCGTGTGGAAAGTCCCCCGTTGACTGCGCCGCCTGATGTTGGCAATATAGTGGCTAGATTGGCAAGGGCCTACGATCGACCACGTCCTATGTCCGACTGTGCGCCGCAGCTTATCGAAGAGTATGTGTTGGAGACAGAGCGAGCTCCAGCTCCCTCAGCTGCTGTCAATTCTAACGCTGCACCGGGAGTTTTTCATATCAAACTTAGTATATTGCAACGACCGTCGAATCAAGAATATCTCGGTGAATTGTATGTGGACAGGGATCACGTTGAAGGGGAACGCAATGGATCTGCTTGTAGATTCCCTTtag GTACTCGTGCACATGCAAATAGGTACATACAGCAATTCACTGAAATATTTACGGAAGAGGGCAGAAAGTCCGTTCGTATCAAACATCTTGTGCCCGGTCAATTACCAAGAGTTTCTTATACCGCCGGCATGAGGGAAATG ggTCAAGCGCAGTTGGCTATGCAAGCGCGAGCTCAATCTTTAGCTGCCGCAGCAGCTGCTACTCCAGCACCGTTAACAAA CAATGGTGCTACGACTACAATTCAAGCGGGTGCTAGCGGTGGAATTGTATCGCAACATGGACTTGTCGGTGCAATAAAAGTACCTCCGCCTTCACCCGCTGTGCCGTCTCCTACTGGAATCGTAGCAGCTCCAACGCCTTCACCGGAAGTCGTCTTAGTCACTGGACCTCCCACTGCTACAAGGAGAACTATATCTGCTAATCTACCATTGCTT CAAGCACAGTTGCAAGCAGGACCGCAGACAGTTCAGCAACTTCAAGCGAATCAAGCTCCAGTAGGTAGTCCGGTGCAGTCCGTACCTAGTCAGCTGGAGCAAGCGGTCGCAGGACTTAAACAACAAACGCAAACACTAAACACCATACAGCATTTGCAATTACATCAATCGGGGCTCAAACACCAAAGTGGCGATCAGCTGCAGACTGTTCATATCACCTCACCGCAGGCGACGAGTCAACTGCAACAACTTCAAAACGCTCAGCAGACGGCCAATCAGCTATTAGCCCAGCAACTTACCAACCCACCGCAGCCCATCAACCCTCATAAGCTACAATCGGCGATCATTCACATTCAGCATCCACTTTCAAGTCAATTGCTACAGCAAAAGGTTGGAACGAGTCAACCGCAAATTCAGACGCAGGGTCAACACGTGACGTTGCAAACTCAGTCTGGAATCGCGTTGCAAGGTCAACCTAGTATATCGATACAAGGGCAGCAAGGAATCAGTGTTCCGGGTCAACAGAGTATATCTCTGCAAGGGCAGCAAGGAATCACACTCCAAGGTCAAACGGTCACTTTACAAAATCAAGCGTCCATGAATTTAGTGTCGCAACAGAACAATAGTGTGTCTAATTCGGTGGGTCAAATCCAAAAAGTTGCACCACTAAAACAAAGGACTACCAATCCCGCCATCAGTGCATTAGTTACTAGTCTTATGAATTCGGCTCAACAGTTCCAGCAGCAAGTTG CTGCAAGTGCCGCTGCTAAGTCAAACCCGAATTCTAACAACGTTCAGAATGCTACTGCGAGTAATGCTACTATTTTAAATCTGCTGAATAGTGCACCGGCAGCAATGACTAAAACTTCAGCGGGAGGAACGACGATTGCAGAAGGTGTTGCAAATAAAAAGTCTGCTCCACAATCTGCTCTGCTAGAACGCTTGATGGCTCCTCCGGCACCGTCGACTCAAACGCAACCTACGGCTCAGTCTTTGGGAATTATGTCACAGTTACAAAATTTGCAg GTTCAAATTCCTGGATTGCCACAACCAATATCTCTATCGCTGAACGTGTCTACGGCTGGCGGAGGATCTACCGGTCTGTTGGTATCTGTTCCTGTGTCACAGCCAACACCACCGTCGACACAGAGTCTTCTATCTCTCCCTATTG CTCATCTTATGACCAGTGGGGTGAAAGCTGGCACCCCTTTGCAGTTGGTCGCTCAACGTCCTAGGGTTGCGCCAAGGCAGTTATCCACTAAATTACCCAATTCTACAGTTCCAG ctggTCCAGTGCAATATATTGGCCAGCAAGCAGCGGCGAGTCTTGGTCATCAGCAGCGTAGACGTTCGAATCCTAATGAACCTAATAAGTAA
- the LOC143916255 gene encoding exosome complex component RRP43-like — protein MDNVYRVLQPAKFLKEYVSHNTRPDGRGFEECKAAIIHSHPISTADGSCIIILGDTKICCGVKLELTTPTVENPKSGFIVTNLELPSLCSPLFKPGAPGDLAQSCNQLLADIFNDSKCIDLEELCIAKEKLVWVLYCDLVCINFGGSIIDAAVMALMGALKTVQLPVVEYNPTTENCVVHEDKRLPLNIKKIPVATTFTVFESKTILANPTYEEEEQCGGTLGGTTIVWGLNFDPENKEKELLQGVHQLGSSPLPQSAMQRTILIAHNRAKQIRELTRTVLQSTNEIHEE, from the exons atggaTAATGTTTACAG AGTACTTCAACCTGCTAAATTCTTGAAAGAATATGTTTCTCATAATACCCGACCTGATGGCAGAGGCTTTGAAGAATGCAAAGCGGCCATAATTCACTCACATCCCATTTCAACTGCCGACGGATCTTGTATAATTATATTGGGAGACACCAAAATATGCTGTGGCGTTAAATTA GAACTCACTACACCTACCGTGGAAAATCCTAAATCTGGTTTCATAGTGACGAATTTGGAATTGCCATCTCTATGCTCGCCATTGTTTAAACCGGGAGCACCGGGAGACCTCGCACAATCATGCAATCAACTCTTAGCTGATATTTTCAACGATTCAAAATGTATCGACCTAGAAGAACTCTGCATAGCTAAAGAGAAATTAGTTTGGGTTCTCTACTGTGATTTAGTTTGCATTAATTTCGGAGGGTCTATCATAGATGCTGCAGTGATGGCTCTCATGGGAGCGCTTAAAACAG TTCAATTGCCAGTCGTCGAATATAATCCAACTACAGAAAATTGTGTAGTGCATGAAGACAAACGATTGCCtttgaatatcaaaaaaattccAGTAGCGACTACATTTACAGTGTTTGAGAG caaAACTATACTAGCCAACCCTACATatgaggaagaagaacaatgtGGTGGAACTTTAGGAGGAACAACGATCGTTTGGGGACTTAACTTTGATCCGGAAAACAAAGAGAAAGAATTGTTGCAAGGTGTTCATCAATTGGGTTCTTCTCCACTACCTCAATCAGCTATGCAACGCACTATTTTGATAGCTCATAATAGGGCAAAACAAATTCGAGAACTCACTCGAACTGTATTACAAAGCACGAATGAAATCCACGAAGAATAG